In the genome of Polaromonas vacuolata, the window TCGCCGCGCTTATCAACACGACTAAGGGCTGCGACTTGGTAGGTCTGCTTGGATTTTTCATATTCTCAAACCCGTTCGCTTGATTTTTCGGCGATTAAACCAGTTGGTTTCCAAGCCATCAAAACAATGACGGCGGCAAAAGCAAAAACATCTTTGTAAGAACTGGGAATATTTGGAATCAGCGCCGGCAGCATGGCACTGCCAAGCAGCTGTAATGCAGCGAATAAAAAGCCGCCAATAATGGCGCCATAAATATTCCTCAGACCGCCCAAAATAGCCGCTGTAAAACCGATTACGCCAAGCAAAAGGCCCACATTGAAATTAACTTCGTTGTAGTAAAGACCATTCATCACACCAGCCAAGGCGGCTAAACCCGAGCCCAGCGCAAAAGTAATCAGCACTACCGCCTCAAAATTAATCTCCATTAACCGCGCCGTTTCTGCGTCTTGTGCGACCGCACGAATCGCCATACCAAGTTTGCTGCGGGTAATTAAAAAATGTACCGCGGCAATCGCGAGCAATCCACTGGCGGCGGATTCAAGCTTGAAGCGCAACAACGTATTATTTGGACTCTAACTATTCCATAAAAACCTGATGTGGTGTTCGATACCCCAAACATTTTCTAGGACGATGATTGAGTCTGTGCATCGCTAAAGCAATGTCATCGTCGGTGATGCAATTAAAGCGCATCCCCTTTGGGAAAAACTGGCGAATCAAACCGTTCATATTCTCGTTCGCCCCACGCTCCCACGAGGAGTATGGATGGGCGAAAAAGAAATCTGCACTCAGCGCAGAAGCTATTCGTTCATGCTGGGCAAATTCCTAGCCGTTATCAGTCGTGAGTGTGTGAACGCAATGAGCGAACGGTTTAAGTAAAGTGATTAACGCGTCCCCTACGGCTTGCGCTGTTTTGAATGGCACGTGAAAAATTATTGAATAGCGAGAGACACGCTCGTTAATCGTCACTAGGGCTTGCTTCTGCCCGGCACCAATCACTAGATCAGCCTCCCAGTCGCCAAAGCGCGCACGCTCAAGCACGATGTCGGGTCGCAGTTCTATTGAGACCTGGTGAGAGATGGTGCCGCGACGTTCACGGCCGCTGCTGCGTTTTTTTCGCGTCTTCTGGCAACGCAGTGTTTTATGCAAGGTGCCGCCCACGCGTTTGTCAGCGTAGATGTACTGGTAGAGGCTCTCAAAGCTAACACCGGGTTGGTGGCTAGCTTCGAGGTGGCCGCTGATTTGCTCAAGGCTCCACGCCTCAGCCAACTTTTCCTCCACCACAGCCCATGTCGAGTCAGCAGCTCTAGGACTGTTGGCACAGGCAAGTCTACGTTCTTGTGCTTTGTCATTTGCCTGCTTAGGGCGATAGCCTCGTAGACCGCGGTTACGACGCAACTCACGGCTGATGCTCGATTTATCACGGTCCATCATTTTTGCAATTTCACTTTGATTGAAGTTTGCTTTGGCGAAGATTGCAATCTGGTAACGTTCGTCACGGGTGAGGTGTGTGTAAATCATTCTGGGCGACTTTGACTTGGTGGTCGGGAAGCTTGGATGCTCTCACACCTCACCCACCCGTCCGGTTAATTTCAAAGTTGCACTTCAGACTTGAATCCGCGAATGGTTAAGTGTGGATTTAGTAAATTTGGGGAGAAGAATGAGTAAAGAGCGCGAGCGACTAGTTGCGGCATTGACGCACGAACTTCATGAGTCTAATTTGGCAATCTTTGCGGGAGCAGGTTTGTCCAGCGGAGCGGGCTTTGTGAACTGGTCCCAACTACTTAAGCCAATAGCGGATGAACTCGATCTAGACATTACTCTTGAGACTGACCTAGTCACATTGGCCCAGTACCATGCAAATGCAAATCAAGCCAATCGCGGCAAACTAAACCAACTCTTGGTGACCGAGTTTTCCCAGGCTGCGGAAGAAACCGAAAATCATAAAATATTGGTGCGTCTACCAATTGAAACGTACTGGACGACAAACTATGACACCCTGATTGAGACTGCGCTAAAGGATTCTGGAAAAGTTGCAGATATTAAGTACACGTCCAAGCAGCTGGCACTCACAATACCTAAACGCGATGCAGTTGTCTACAAAATGCATGGAGATGTTACTAATCCAGCTGACGCAATTCTCATCCGGGATGATTACGAAAAATACCATATCAAGATGGCACCTTTTGTTACGGCCCTCAGTGGGGACTTAGTTTCAAAAACATTTCTGTTTCTCGGGTTTAGCTTTACTGACCCAAATCTTGAATACATATTGAGTCGGGTACGTGTTCACTATACAAACGATCAACGGCAACATCATTGCATCTTGCGAAAGGTAAGCCAGGAAAAAGAAGAAGAACTTGCAAACTTTGAATATAGAGACCGGAAGCAAAAGCTTTTCTTGCAAGAGTTGATGCGTGTTGGAATAAAAACAACCCTTGTCGCTGAATATGCCGAGATCACAGACATTCTTCGCGATGTCGAGGCGCGTTACAAGCAACGAACAGTTTTCATCTCAGGTGCAGCTCATGAGTACGGGAGATGGTCTCAGGCTGAAGGTCAGCTCTTCGTCTATCAGTTGAATAAAGATATTGCAGCCACCCAATGTAAGGTCGTATCAGGATTTGGTCTTGGAGTCGATAGTTCAGTGATTGCTGGAGTGCTCGAACAAATTTATATGAAGGGAGGCCGTCTCGATCACGATCAGTTGATTTTGAGACCATTCCCTCAGTATCAAGTTGGCGCAAAGCCACTTCCACAAGTTTGGACTGAGTATCGAGAGGATATGGTAAATCGAGCAGGAATTGCCATTTTTGTCTTTGGCAATAAAGTACAAGATGGTCTCGTTGTCTCATCGAATGGCATGCGGGAGGAGTATGAAATTGCAAAGGCTAAGGGATTATTTCTAGTTCCGATTGGGATTACGGGATATATGGCGAAAACGCTGTGGGAAGAGGTCTTCGCTGAGTTCGTGGAGAGCAAATACCTCCGAGGTAAAGAGATCAAGGAAAAACTCGGTATTTTGGGGAATGTAAATACTCCACCGGATACTGCTTGCGAAGCTGTAATTGAAATTATTGGTTTGTTAAAAAACTAGGAGTCATTTCATGGCGCGGATTCAAGTCTGAAGTGCAACTTTGAAATTAACCGTACGGGTGGGTGAGATGTGAGAGCATCCAAGCTTCCCGACTACCAAGTCAAAGTTGCCCAGAATGATTTACACACACCTCACCCGTGACGAACGTTACCAGATTGCAATCCTCGTCAAAGCAAACTTCAATCAAAGTGAAATTGCAAAAATGATGGACCGTGATAAATCGAGCATCAGCCGTGAGTTGCGTCGTAACCGCGGTCTACGAGGCTATCGCCCTAAGCAGGCAAATGACAAAGCCCAAGAACGTAGACTTGCCTGCGCCAATAGTCCTAGAGTTGCTGACTCGACATGGGCTGTAGTGGAGGAAAAGTTGGCTGAGGCTTGGAGCCCCGAGCAAATCAGCGGCCACCTCGAAGCTAGCCACCAACCCGGTGTTAGCTATGAGAGCATTTACCAGTACATCTACGCTGACAAACGCGCGGGCGGCACCTTGCATAAAACACTGCGTTGCCAGAAGACGCGAAAAAAACGCAGCAGTGGCCGTGAACGGCGCGGCACCATCTCTCACCAGGTCTCAATAGAACTGCGACCCGACATCGTGCTTGAGCGTGCGCGCTTTGGCGACTGGGAGGCTGATCTGGTGATTGGTGCCGGGCAGAAGCAAGCACTAGTGACGATTAATGAGCGTGTCTCTCGCTATTCAATAATTTTCCACGTGCCATTCAAAACAGCGCAAGCCGTAGGGGACGCGTTAATCACTTTACTCAAACCGTTCGCTCATTGCGTGCACACTCTCACGACTGATAACGGCAAGGAATTTGCCCAGCATGAACGAATAGCTTCTGCGCTGAGTGCAGATTTCTTTTTCGCCCATCCATACGCCTCGTGGGAGCGTGGGGCGAACGAGAATATGAACGGTTTGATTCGCCAGTTTTTCCCAAAGGGGATGCGCTTTAATTGCATCACCGACGATGACATTGCTTTAGCGATGCACAGGCTCAATCATCGTCCTAGAAAATGTTTAGGGTATCGAACGCCGCATCAGGTTTTTATGGAACAGTTAGAGTCCTATCAGCATACGGTTGCACTTCAAGCTTGAATCCGCCTGGGAAGAAAAGTATTTTTTAGTTTTAAATATGAAGACGTTAATAGGGCGATGATTATCCGTAACAGTTGGGTTGTTCAAGGAAGCGAGAAGGCTGGTTTTATTGACAAGGCGGATTTTGAAAGTATTGAGCGACAAGGTAATTCTGGTATCAAGCGATGGATTGATGAACAACTCAAGGGTACGACCGTAACTGTAGTTCTTGTCGGTGCTAAAACCTGTGGAAGGCGATGGGTGAAGTACGAAATTCAGCAAAGTATTGCAAGAGGAAATGGTCTTCTGGGAATTGATATAAGCAAGGTTAAAAGCTTCAATCAACCCTGTACTGAGCGGTGTGGAAAAATACCTCAAGGGTATCCTTTCTATCTTTGGAACAAACACGATGGATATCAGAACCTTGGCAGTTGGATCGAGTCCGCTGCAAAGGCTTCTGGAAAGTGAGTTTGATGTATCAGGGGGGCAACCACTAAATGTTGATAGTAATCTGCTAATCGTTTGTCGACTAATGCCGAATCCGCCTGCGAATTCGCTTGAAAAATACTAATTTTCTTGGTCAAATCCTCAGAAAATATAAGTAATCTGAGTCACTCTAACGCTGAGTATTGGTAGAGTTAATGAAATATTTCTTTAACCATTGCCCGTGATGATCAGCATTAGCTGATCGTCAATAAAACTGAAGCGCCTTGCTTCAGTTTGCGTTTCCCCAACTTCCCCAATAGTTTTTCAGTAACGAATTTTTAAGTGCTGGATTTGCTCGTCGATTCGGCTTGCCTGTTGCTTTTTTAATTTTCATTTCAAGTTACGAAGACTACCAATATCCGTAAGTCTTCGTAGCAATTAGAAGCACTTTTCACGACCAAAATTTTCAGTACAAAAACAGGCGCTTAATCACTGAACGCGAGCATTGCGACAGATACTGCAACGCAACCAGAGGCGGTTTGCAGCGGTTTTTCCGTCGTTGCCGAAGCGATATCGCCGCAACGGTTGCCGCTTAGGGTCCATTACCACTGGCTTGGGTGGCTCAAAAGGGCGTGCAACGCCAAGCTGATTCGTTAGATATCACGCAAAGGGTGCTCGCCCGACAACTCGGTCTGCGAAATATTTTTCAGTCGACTGAAAACAGAGATGTCCTGTCCTCAAAAACAGGAGGCCATAAACATTGAGGAATTTATGAACTTTTTTGACGGCCGATACACTGTTTTTCGGAAAACGAATCAAGATATTTTTCGAATCACTTAGCCCCATCGAATATCGTGAAGTCGTAGAATTTTCAGCCTAAACCAGTCTAAGTTTTACTCTGCGCTACCTTACATAACTTTAAAAAAAATACTGGAACGGATAAGTTACATCAAAAAAAGTAAAGCACAGAATAATTTCTGGGGAAAGATTAATTACAAATGCGATAGATATAACGCAACTAAATCATGAAATTTTTATAAACTTCTTTACCATGCTTTTGTTTAAATAAAATTAGTAGAAATCCTGATAGTTAAAAAATTTTGTCGTCGCAAAATAAATATAGACAGACACTAAACGTCATTCATCAATCAACACCAAACTGCCAATGCTGCCAGTTTGATGCTGGGCAAAGAAGCCCGAACTAGATAATTTCCGGTTCGGGCTTTTTTGCTTTTTTCTTTAATGCAAGTAGTTTCGAAAGAAC includes:
- a CDS encoding SIR2 family protein; its protein translation is MSKERERLVAALTHELHESNLAIFAGAGLSSGAGFVNWSQLLKPIADELDLDITLETDLVTLAQYHANANQANRGKLNQLLVTEFSQAAEETENHKILVRLPIETYWTTNYDTLIETALKDSGKVADIKYTSKQLALTIPKRDAVVYKMHGDVTNPADAILIRDDYEKYHIKMAPFVTALSGDLVSKTFLFLGFSFTDPNLEYILSRVRVHYTNDQRQHHCILRKVSQEKEEELANFEYRDRKQKLFLQELMRVGIKTTLVAEYAEITDILRDVEARYKQRTVFISGAAHEYGRWSQAEGQLFVYQLNKDIAATQCKVVSGFGLGVDSSVIAGVLEQIYMKGGRLDHDQLILRPFPQYQVGAKPLPQVWTEYREDMVNRAGIAIFVFGNKVQDGLVVSSNGMREEYEIAKAKGLFLVPIGITGYMAKTLWEEVFAEFVESKYLRGKEIKEKLGILGNVNTPPDTACEAVIEIIGLLKN
- a CDS encoding IS30 family transposase, producing the protein MIYTHLTRDERYQIAILVKANFNQSEIAKMMDRDKSSISRELRRNRGLRGYRPKQANDKAQERRLACANSPRVADSTWAVVEEKLAEAWSPEQISGHLEASHQPGVSYESIYQYIYADKRAGGTLHKTLRCQKTRKKRSSGRERRGTISHQVSIELRPDIVLERARFGDWEADLVIGAGQKQALVTINERVSRYSIIFHVPFKTAQAVGDALITLLKPFAHCVHTLTTDNGKEFAQHERIASALSADFFFAHPYASWERGANENMNGLIRQFFPKGMRFNCITDDDIALAMHRLNHRPRKCLGYRTPHQVFMEQLESYQHTVALQA
- a CDS encoding TIR domain-containing protein, with amino-acid sequence MGRKVFFSFKYEDVNRAMIIRNSWVVQGSEKAGFIDKADFESIERQGNSGIKRWIDEQLKGTTVTVVLVGAKTCGRRWVKYEIQQSIARGNGLLGIDISKVKSFNQPCTERCGKIPQGYPFYLWNKHDGYQNLGSWIESAAKASGK